Proteins from a genomic interval of Diprion similis isolate iyDipSimi1 chromosome 10, iyDipSimi1.1, whole genome shotgun sequence:
- the LOC124411025 gene encoding meiotic recombination protein W68 gives MTFRSEEKFVEIPEVSDDGVRNLTIHRIEELTLKLIEEISSRTFPKLTYKEARKGGRIAELEDSVGQFRDRQTDARNLNDCALDLLTSFDSSKSLSWIVDDEETPPNDIAQNPVNKDLESEKDPDASRSITVDFRRKNSRKNLALLVTLMSYVHKMLINRTSKTRRSLYYELQSERNSAGLAKNQRILDTAVNHVASLLECSPWELGFTATSKGLVYGDLSLTFSKEDLVSCEVAGGVLIPQNVNRVTSARTSARYVLVVEKDAVFQRLIGEECTQYLNCILVTGKGYPDVNTRMLVNFLGNKLKLPVYVLVDADPFGIEIMCIYRFGSATRSREDRQLAFPDARWIGIHPSEFSALGLSSKPLVASDKAKIAGLKSRGYVDETILDQLQLLQAGKVDIEAVAGLSNRFLTTVYLSSKISTENYL, from the exons ATGACTTTCCGATCGGAGGAAAAGTTTGTCGAGATACCAGAGGTCAGCGACGATGGAGTCAG GAACCTAACGATCCATCGAATAGAGGAACTCACCTTGAAATTGATCGAGGAAATAAGTTCGAGAACTTTTCCCAAGCTGACTTACAAGGAGGCAAGAAAAGGCGGTAGAATAGCTGAACTTGAGGATAGCGTTGGACAATTTCGAGACAGACAAACCGACGCTCGAAACCTGAACGATTGTGCTTTGGATCTGTTGACCTCATTCGATAGCTCGAAATCGTTGAGTTGGATCGTTGATGACGAAGAAACTCCGCCGAATGACATCGCGCAAAATCCTGTGAATAAGGATTTGGAATCAGAAAAGGATCCTGACGCTAGCAGATCGATAACTGTGGATTTCAGGCGAAAGAATAGCAGAAAGAACCTCGCTCTTCTCGTCACTCTTATGTCCTATGTTCATAAAATGCTTATTAACCGTACCAGCAAAACTCGGCGATCCCTCTACTACGAACTTCAATCCGAACGCAACTCTGCTGGACTCGCTAAGAACCAACGAATCCTCGATACCGCCGTCAACCATGTTGCCAGCCTTCTAGAATGCTCACCATGGGAATTGG GTTTTACCGCGACGAGTAAGGGTTTGGTATACGGTGACTTGAGTTTGACTTTCTCAAAAGAAGATTTGGTCAGCTGTGAAGTTGCGGGTGGTGTTCTAATACCGCAGAACGTCAACCGAGTCACATCGGCTCGAACCTCGGCCAGATACGTTTTGGTGGTCGAGAAGGACGCCGTGTTCCAAAGACTCATCGGCGAAGAATGCACACAGTACCTAAATTGCATTCTAGTTACCGGAAAGGGTTACCCGGACGTCAACACGAGGATGCTGGTCAACTTCCTTGGCAACAAGCTCAAGCTTCCGGTTTACGTTCTCGTCGACGCCGATCCGTTCGGGATTGAGATCATGTGCATTTACAG ATTTGGATCAGCTACTCGATCGCGGGAAGATCGGCAACTAGCTTTCCCCGATGCTCGATGGATTGGGATCCATCCATCTGAGTTCTCCGCCCTTGGTCTCTCCTCCAAGCCTCTCGTTGCCTCGGATAAAGCCAAAATAGCCGGGCTCAAGAGCCGTGGATACGTCGATGAGACGATTTTGGACCAGCTTCAGCTACTGCAAGCTGGAAAAGTCGACATCGAAGCTGTCGCTGGTCTCTCAAACCGATTTCTCACCACCGTCTATCTTAGTAGTAAAATTTCTACCgaaaattatctataa